From the genome of Rhodoligotrophos appendicifer, one region includes:
- a CDS encoding formate dehydrogenase subunit delta: MSPDKLIHMANQIAAFFRSKPHAEGVAGVADHINKFWEPRMRAQLFELVDGGNTGFDSLVIEARPNMTPVTVAAPSSP, from the coding sequence TTGTCGCCTGATAAGCTGATTCACATGGCCAACCAGATCGCGGCCTTCTTCAGATCCAAGCCGCATGCGGAGGGCGTGGCTGGGGTCGCCGACCATATCAACAAGTTTTGGGAGCCGCGTATGCGTGCGCAGTTGTTCGAATTGGTCGATGGCGGCAATACTGGGTTCGATTCACTCGTGATAGAAGCGAGGCCAAATATGACGCCCGTCACCGTCGCGGCCCCTTCCTCTCCCTAG
- the fdhD gene encoding formate dehydrogenase accessory sulfurtransferase FdhD: MSATGRSALSNVVRLTMRHAGASCQERTVPEETPVAFSFGGSTHAVMMASPMDLEDFARGFCITEGIVASVDEIGEICIEDHGAGLDIQIVLRDAANRRFETRRRRLAGPVGCGLCGIESIEEAMRSVPKVGSPAVFLSDKDVVQAVRLLSQMQPLHRQTGAAHAAGFYTPNSGIVMAREDVGRHNALDKLAGALALRDIKGKTGAVVITSRVSVEMIQKSAAIGTSFVIAVSAPTALAVRTAENAGITLIALVRGDEFDVFTFSQSIQVGAPIIVA, encoded by the coding sequence ATGTCCGCAACCGGCCGATCTGCGCTGTCGAACGTCGTGCGGCTGACGATGAGGCATGCCGGTGCCAGCTGCCAGGAGCGGACGGTGCCCGAGGAGACGCCCGTTGCCTTCTCCTTTGGTGGCAGCACGCACGCAGTGATGATGGCTTCTCCGATGGATCTCGAGGATTTCGCACGAGGGTTCTGCATCACTGAGGGAATCGTGGCGTCTGTCGACGAGATTGGTGAGATTTGCATCGAGGATCATGGCGCCGGATTGGACATTCAGATTGTCCTCAGAGATGCCGCCAATCGTCGCTTCGAGACACGCCGCCGGCGGCTCGCGGGACCTGTAGGTTGCGGTTTGTGCGGCATCGAGTCAATCGAGGAGGCCATGCGCTCGGTTCCCAAGGTCGGCTCTCCAGCCGTTTTCCTCAGCGACAAAGACGTCGTGCAGGCGGTCAGGCTGCTGTCTCAGATGCAACCACTGCATCGCCAGACCGGCGCCGCTCATGCGGCGGGGTTTTACACGCCGAATTCTGGAATCGTCATGGCCCGCGAGGATGTTGGCCGTCACAATGCACTCGATAAACTCGCCGGTGCGCTTGCCCTGCGCGATATAAAAGGAAAGACAGGGGCTGTCGTGATCACCAGCCGTGTATCGGTCGAAATGATCCAGAAGAGCGCTGCAATCGGTACGTCCTTTGTAATCGCCGTATCCGCCCCCACTGCCCTGGCGGTCCGCACGGCAGAAAACGCCGGCATTACATTGATCGCGTTGGTCAGAGGAGACGAGTTCGACGTCTTCACCTTCTCTCAATCGATCCAGGTCGGAGCCCCAATCATTGTCGCCTGA
- the fdhF gene encoding formate dehydrogenase subunit alpha codes for MGLVQEIDYGTPAVRTAKLVTLTVDGFEVTVPEGTSVMRASMEAGIQVPKLCATDMVDAFGSCRLCLVEIEGRPGTPASCTTPVTPGMVVHTQTGRLKDIRRGVMELYISDHPLDCLTCAANGDCELQDMAGAVGLRDVRYGYEGDNHVQARREGETNFQWMEKDESNPYFTYDPSKCIVCSRCVRACEEVQGTFALTIEGRGFDSRVSAGMHESFLDSECVSCGACVQACPTATLTEKSVITIGQPEHSVVTTCAYCGVGCSFKAEMRGEELVRMVPYKDGKANRGHSCVKGRFAYGYSTHKDRILKPMIREKISDPWREVSWDEALTYAATEFRRIQHQYGRGAVGGITSSRCTNEETYLVQKLIRQGFRNNNVDTCARVCHSPTGYGLGQTFGTSAGTQDFDSVEHTDVVMIIGANPTDGHPVFASRLKKRLRKGAKLIVIDPRRTDIVRSAHVEAQYHLPLRPGTNVAVVTSLAHVIVTEGLFDEAFIRERCDWEEFQDWASFVAEPQHSPEEIEKLSGVPAAEIRGAARLFARGGNGAIYYGLGVTEHSQGSTTVIAIANLAMATGNLGRQGVGVNPLRGQNNVQGACDMGSFPHELPGYRHISGDAARDIFEKLWNVELDKEPGLRIPNMLDAAVDGSFKGIYIQGEDILQSDPDTHHVAAGLAAMECVVVHDLFLNETANYAHVFLPGSTFLEKDGTFTNAERRINRVRKVMSPKNGYADWEVTQRLAQAMKLDWSYNHPSEIMDEIAATTPSFANVSYTYLDQVGSVQWPCNEVSPLGTPIMHIDGFVRGKGKFIRTEYLATDEKTGPRFPLLLTTGRVLSQYNVGAQTRRTDNVVWHEEDKLEIHAHDAEQRGLRTGDWVKVQSRAGETTLRAFITDRVSPGVVYTTFHHPNTQANVITTDFSDWATNCPEYKVTAVQVGPSNGPSEWQREYDEQARMSRRIVRPMQAAE; via the coding sequence ATGGGTCTCGTCCAAGAAATCGACTACGGCACACCCGCCGTCCGAACCGCGAAGCTAGTGACACTTACCGTCGACGGTTTTGAGGTTACGGTGCCAGAGGGCACCTCCGTCATGCGCGCCTCAATGGAGGCGGGGATACAGGTCCCAAAGCTGTGCGCCACGGATATGGTGGACGCCTTCGGGTCGTGCCGTCTCTGCCTTGTGGAGATCGAGGGGCGCCCCGGGACCCCTGCCTCCTGCACCACGCCCGTCACTCCTGGGATGGTCGTTCATACGCAGACCGGGAGACTGAAGGACATCCGCCGCGGCGTCATGGAGCTTTACATCTCCGATCATCCGCTGGACTGCCTGACCTGCGCTGCAAATGGCGATTGCGAGTTGCAGGACATGGCCGGTGCAGTGGGTTTGCGTGATGTGCGTTATGGCTATGAGGGTGACAATCACGTTCAGGCCCGCCGTGAGGGGGAGACCAATTTTCAGTGGATGGAGAAGGACGAGTCCAACCCCTATTTCACCTATGATCCGTCCAAATGCATCGTCTGCTCGCGTTGCGTCCGCGCTTGCGAAGAGGTGCAAGGAACGTTTGCTCTCACGATCGAAGGCCGCGGCTTCGACAGCCGCGTGTCTGCAGGAATGCACGAGTCCTTTCTAGACAGCGAATGCGTTTCGTGCGGCGCATGCGTCCAGGCGTGTCCCACGGCCACGCTGACTGAAAAGTCGGTCATCACCATCGGTCAACCAGAACATTCCGTTGTTACGACATGCGCGTATTGCGGCGTTGGCTGCTCGTTCAAAGCGGAAATGCGTGGCGAAGAGCTAGTCCGCATGGTCCCGTACAAGGATGGCAAGGCAAATCGCGGCCATAGTTGTGTGAAGGGCCGCTTTGCCTACGGCTATTCGACACATAAGGATCGCATCCTGAAGCCAATGATCCGTGAGAAGATCAGCGATCCCTGGCGCGAGGTTTCGTGGGATGAGGCACTGACCTACGCAGCAACTGAGTTTCGCCGCATCCAACATCAATATGGTCGTGGCGCTGTAGGCGGCATCACCTCTTCACGCTGCACGAATGAAGAAACCTATCTGGTGCAGAAGCTCATCCGCCAGGGCTTTCGTAACAACAATGTGGATACCTGCGCCCGCGTCTGCCATTCGCCGACTGGTTACGGTCTCGGCCAGACTTTCGGTACTTCCGCGGGCACGCAGGATTTCGACTCCGTCGAACATACGGATGTCGTGATGATCATCGGGGCCAATCCAACAGACGGTCATCCGGTGTTTGCGTCCCGGCTCAAGAAGCGGCTGCGGAAAGGCGCCAAGCTGATCGTCATCGATCCGCGCCGCACGGATATCGTGCGCTCGGCGCATGTCGAGGCGCAGTATCATTTACCGCTGCGACCCGGCACCAATGTTGCGGTGGTCACGTCCCTGGCCCACGTAATCGTCACAGAGGGTCTCTTCGACGAGGCCTTCATTCGCGAGCGATGCGATTGGGAAGAATTTCAGGATTGGGCCTCCTTTGTCGCAGAACCACAACATTCCCCTGAAGAGATCGAGAAGCTGTCGGGCGTCCCTGCTGCAGAGATCCGCGGTGCAGCGCGCCTCTTCGCGCGCGGCGGCAATGGAGCGATCTATTACGGCCTCGGAGTCACAGAGCATAGCCAGGGCTCAACGACGGTCATCGCGATCGCCAATCTTGCCATGGCGACCGGCAATCTGGGACGCCAAGGCGTCGGCGTTAATCCCCTGCGCGGACAGAACAATGTCCAGGGCGCCTGCGACATGGGCTCGTTCCCTCATGAGTTGCCGGGTTACCGCCATATCTCTGGCGACGCTGCACGAGATATCTTCGAGAAGCTCTGGAACGTCGAACTCGATAAAGAGCCGGGGTTGCGCATTCCCAATATGTTGGATGCGGCCGTCGATGGTTCCTTCAAAGGCATCTATATTCAGGGCGAGGATATTCTCCAGTCGGATCCGGACACTCACCACGTGGCCGCCGGCCTGGCTGCCATGGAATGCGTCGTCGTCCACGACCTGTTTCTCAACGAGACCGCGAATTATGCCCATGTCTTTCTGCCGGGATCAACTTTCCTGGAGAAGGATGGAACCTTCACGAACGCGGAGCGCCGCATCAACCGTGTACGCAAGGTGATGTCACCAAAGAATGGATATGCCGACTGGGAAGTCACCCAACGCTTGGCCCAAGCGATGAAACTCGATTGGAGTTACAATCATCCGTCAGAGATCATGGACGAAATCGCCGCAACGACGCCAAGTTTTGCCAATGTGTCCTACACCTATCTCGATCAAGTCGGTTCAGTGCAGTGGCCGTGCAACGAAGTCTCGCCGCTGGGTACGCCGATCATGCATATAGACGGTTTTGTGCGCGGCAAGGGTAAATTCATCCGCACTGAATATTTGGCAACGGACGAAAAAACGGGGCCGCGTTTCCCTCTGCTGCTCACTACCGGCCGGGTCCTCAGCCAATACAATGTCGGCGCACAGACGCGGCGTACGGATAATGTCGTTTGGCATGAAGAGGACAAACTGGAAATCCATGCTCATGATGCAGAGCAACGAGGTCTCCGCACCGGCGACTGGGTGAAAGTGCAAAGCCGCGCGGGCGAAACCACGTTGCGGGCGTTCATTACCGACCGGGTTTCACCGGGGGTCGTCTATACGACCTTTCACCATCCGAACACCCAGGCAAATGTCATCACAACGGATTTTTCCGACTGGGCAACCAACTGCCCGGAATACAAGGTTACTGCTGTGCAGGTTGGGCCATCGAACGGTCCTAGTGAATGGCAGCGGGAATATGACGAACAGGCGCGAATGAGCCGTAGAATTGTCCGGCCAATGCAAGCGGCCGAGTAA
- a CDS encoding formate dehydrogenase beta subunit: MTVKIYVPQDSGALALGAEQVAGAIKQELAARGVDAILVRNGSRGLYWLEPMLEVETPTGRVAYGPVTAKDVPSLFQAGLLNGGPHPLSLGDPQEIPFLAKQTRLTFARCGVIDPLSIEAYEAHGGWRGLKAAIGMVPEAIVAQVTDSGLRGRGGAGFPTGIKWKTVLETAADRKYIVCNADEGDSGTFADRMIMEGDPFVLIEGMAIAGLAAGATKGFVYIRSEYPHAIKVMSQAVQLAQRAGFLGGNMLDSYRTFDIEIRSGAGAYVCGEETSLLESLEGRRGTVRAKPPLPAHKGLFGKPTVINNVISLASVPIIMDKGSAFYKDFGMGRSRGTIPIQIAGNVRHGGLFEAAFGLTLGEIVDDIGGGTATGRPVKAVQVGGPLGAYFPRSLFDTPFDYEAFAAKDGLIGHAGIVVFDDTADMLKQARFAMEFCAIESCGKCTPCRIGSVRGVETLDRLAQNIEPEKQIALVTDLCSTMKFGSLCALGGFTPYPVMSALTHFREDFRPSSVRQAAE; encoded by the coding sequence ATGACGGTCAAGATCTATGTTCCTCAGGATTCGGGAGCTCTGGCTCTGGGGGCCGAGCAGGTTGCCGGCGCCATTAAGCAGGAGCTCGCTGCAAGAGGTGTCGATGCTATTCTGGTCCGCAATGGTTCGCGCGGCCTTTATTGGCTCGAGCCGATGCTCGAAGTGGAGACGCCGACGGGCCGGGTTGCCTATGGACCCGTCACTGCAAAGGATGTTCCATCGCTCTTTCAGGCGGGGCTGTTGAATGGTGGCCCCCATCCACTTTCCCTTGGCGATCCTCAGGAGATTCCGTTCCTTGCCAAGCAGACCCGCCTGACCTTCGCCCGTTGCGGTGTCATCGATCCTCTCAGCATCGAGGCATACGAAGCACACGGCGGCTGGCGCGGCCTCAAGGCCGCAATTGGCATGGTGCCTGAGGCCATCGTGGCACAGGTGACTGACTCCGGTCTGCGCGGGCGAGGCGGAGCGGGGTTCCCTACCGGCATAAAATGGAAGACGGTTCTGGAGACCGCCGCGGATCGAAAGTATATCGTCTGCAATGCGGATGAAGGCGACAGCGGCACATTTGCAGATCGCATGATCATGGAGGGCGATCCGTTCGTCCTGATCGAGGGCATGGCCATTGCCGGGCTTGCCGCTGGCGCTACAAAGGGCTTTGTCTATATCCGTTCCGAATATCCTCATGCCATCAAAGTTATGAGCCAAGCCGTCCAGCTCGCACAGCGCGCCGGATTTCTTGGCGGCAACATGCTCGATAGTTACCGCACCTTCGATATTGAGATCCGCTCCGGTGCCGGCGCCTATGTCTGCGGTGAGGAAACATCCCTCCTGGAAAGCCTTGAGGGCCGTCGCGGCACGGTGCGAGCCAAACCGCCGCTCCCGGCGCATAAGGGTCTCTTCGGCAAGCCCACAGTCATCAACAATGTGATTTCGCTCGCCTCCGTGCCCATCATCATGGACAAGGGCTCTGCCTTCTACAAAGATTTCGGCATGGGCCGATCGCGCGGCACCATTCCCATCCAGATCGCCGGCAATGTACGTCATGGCGGCTTGTTTGAGGCGGCCTTCGGCCTGACCTTGGGCGAGATCGTCGACGACATTGGCGGCGGGACAGCAACGGGAAGGCCGGTCAAGGCCGTACAAGTCGGTGGTCCCTTGGGTGCCTATTTCCCCCGCAGCCTGTTTGATACACCCTTCGACTATGAGGCGTTCGCCGCCAAAGACGGTCTTATCGGACATGCGGGTATTGTCGTCTTCGACGACACGGCCGACATGTTAAAGCAGGCTAGGTTTGCGATGGAATTCTGCGCCATCGAAAGCTGCGGCAAGTGTACTCCCTGCCGCATCGGCTCTGTCCGCGGCGTCGAAACTTTGGACAGGCTGGCCCAGAACATCGAACCCGAGAAGCAGATCGCTCTGGTGACCGATCTCTGCAGCACGATGAAGTTCGGTTCGCTTTGCGCGCTTGGGGGGTTCACCCCATATCCCGTGATGAGCGCGCTTACGCATTTTCGCGAAGACTTCAGGCCGTCTTCCGTCCGCCAGGCGGCCGAATAG
- a CDS encoding formate dehydrogenase subunit gamma, translating into MRPGNSPLIERVMAVVERHKPLEGPLLPILHGLQDEFGYVPVEALPLIAEALNISRAEVHGVFTFYHDFRHQPAGRHILKLCQAEACQAMGSDHIRYQLESELGIGLKQTARDNSVTFEPVYCLGLCACAPAAMLDGEMIGRIDAKRVAEIIQAVRS; encoded by the coding sequence ATGCGGCCTGGAAATTCGCCTCTGATCGAACGTGTCATGGCAGTGGTCGAGAGACACAAGCCGTTGGAAGGTCCTCTTCTGCCGATCCTGCATGGTCTGCAGGATGAATTCGGCTATGTGCCTGTCGAAGCTCTTCCTCTGATTGCAGAGGCACTCAACATTTCCCGCGCCGAGGTCCATGGGGTCTTCACGTTCTATCATGACTTCCGACATCAACCTGCAGGGCGTCACATCCTGAAACTTTGTCAGGCGGAAGCCTGCCAGGCGATGGGAAGCGATCACATTCGGTACCAACTGGAAAGTGAGCTCGGTATCGGCTTGAAACAGACTGCACGGGACAATTCCGTCACATTCGAGCCGGTCTATTGCTTGGGGCTCTGCGCCTGTGCACCAGCGGCTATGCTGGACGGTGAAATGATCGGCCGCATCGATGCCAAGAGGGTAGCGGAGATCATTCAGGCGGTTCGGTCATGA